Proteins from a genomic interval of Nerophis ophidion isolate RoL-2023_Sa unplaced genomic scaffold, RoL_Noph_v1.0 HiC_scaffold_61, whole genome shotgun sequence:
- the LOC133547097 gene encoding gastrula zinc finger protein XlCGF57.1-like isoform X1 — protein sequence MCERMIAKYEEELCPTKEEKERQHQLLDAVFKKHQVVLHRTDIDEEHLPHEQEEEPQSPHIHEEEKVPQSQHIKEGGEESKPTHIKEEDETPQTHNVKLTLHIKGQAEDPLILHIKKEEDDPLTPHFKEEEEEEGISQPKWLEEFPVTGVPVKSEDDEVKGESEERGGGEPPSSSSTQHMTTEADGDHCGGSQADKLLAPLSDSEDTTSHSPDTDDEDSKDDKTCHTDNIHFTCSHCHKTFKYYSLLKRHMRTHTGEKPFSCSLCSKGFTQSIHLKRHMRTHTGEKHFSCLICGKGFTESQSLKVHMRTHTGEKPFVCSICGKGFTSSQCLKRHTITHTGEKPFPCSICGKSFIESQNLKRHMRRHTGEKPFSCSTCGKGFTQSHDVKVHMRTHTGEKPVSCSTCGKGFTASQNMKRHMRTHTGEKSHTCSICNRSFGDRSTLVRHMRRHPGEKVLSCSVCGERLSSK from the exons acatcgatgaagaacatcttcctcatgagcaggaggaggaaccacagtccccccacatacACGAGGAAGAAAAGGTACCACAGTCCCAACACATCAAAGAAGGAGGAGAGGAGTCGAAGCCcacccacattaaagaggaagacgagacgccacagacccataatgttaaactgacccttcacattaaagggcaagcggaggacccactgatcttacacatcaaaaaggaagaggatgatccactgacccctcactttaa agaggaagaggaggaagagggcatcagtcagcctaaatggttggaggagttcccagtgactggtgtccctgtgaagagtgaagatgatgaggtgaaaggtgaaagtgaggagaggggagggggggagcctccaagcagcagctcaacacaacacatgacaacagaagctgatggagaccactgtggaggatcacaagcagacaagctcttagctccactatcagatagtgaggacacaacgtcacactctcctgacacggatgatgaagactctaaagatgataagacatgtcacactgacaacattcacttcacatgttctcactgtcacaaaacctttaaatactatagtcttctgaaaagacacatgagaacacacactggagaaaaacctttttcttgttcactctgtagtaaaggttttacacaaagtatccatttgaaaagacacatgagaacacacactggtgaaaaacatttttcctgtttaatctgtggtaaaggttttacagaaagtcagagtttgaaagtacacatgagaacacacactggtgaaaaaccttttgtctgttcaatctgtggtaaaggttttaccaGCAGTCAATGTTTGAAAagacacacaataacacacactggtgaaaaaccttttccctgttcaatttgtggtaaaagttttatagaaagtcagaatttgaaaagacacatgagaagacacactggtgaaaaaccgttttcctgttcaacctgtggtaaaggttttacacaaagtcacgatgtgaaagtacacatgagaacacacactggtgaaaaacctgtttcttgttcaacctgtggtaaaggttttactgcAAGTCAGAatatgaaaagacacatgagaacacacactggtgaaaaatcacatacctgttcaatctgcaacagaagctttggtgaccgatcaacccttgtaagacacatgagaagacaccctggagagaaagtgttgagttgcagtgtgtgtggtgaaagattgtcttctaagtag